The following proteins come from a genomic window of Dromaius novaehollandiae isolate bDroNov1 chromosome 19, bDroNov1.hap1, whole genome shotgun sequence:
- the SYNRG gene encoding synergin gamma isoform X1 gives MALRPGPGAGGAGGAAGGAGGGGGAAGGAGAASFMFPVAGGLGPPQGMIPMQQQGFPMVSVMQSNMPGMMGMNYGSQMPPGPMTMQGGMPLGPMQATGMPYMGQASFLGMRAAAPQYTPDMQKQFAEEQQKRFEHQQKFLEEERKRRQFEEQKQKLRLLSSVKPKTGEKSRDDALEAIKGNLDGFSRDAKMHPTPASHPKKPDHPTSSHSAVSVSHSAFLDDEEFSDFMQGPVEIPKLVPQPTSQPFQPFCSAPEAGQLLSGKAMVQPLPSTQTPVLSVLHGTIGQVPYFPTSASSPSIHKTGSSLEEKVLDNGLNESERDQTKLKTTEVGHKASAASHVHPSLTINDWGVIGGRESGTTTTEAHKASEQNIAVEECGVGVFPSQDPIQQMMPPWIYNDSLVPELYKKILESTMTPAGIDTAKLYPILMSSGLPRETLGQIWALANRTTPGKLTKEELYAVLAMIAVTQRGIPAVSPDVLNQFPAAPVPTLTGLPMSLPATVSQQPLLPTGPPVSMPLSIGPAVIGMSITAPAGGAATQSPGGFVPSYPPSQVVKPEDDDFQEFQDASKSGSIDDSFTDFQGDVAGSSKAASSQHRSSVPSLLMPLPGSKTLSSTDKYAVFKGISSEKPSESSSTFGDCGDKYSAFRELEQPPESKYLGDNLAEFKSAGTDDGFTDFKTADSISPLEPPTKDKTFPTSFPSLPVQSKQQTQAKTSLNLADLDLFSSTGENKQLSFPPAFNTSKSASFPLPPLPSTIAQPAPSKSSSLADDFGEFNLFGDFSNCTTASGQDDFADFMAFNNSSGFSEQKTDDKYNALKLEASPVPQSGSSASTVKSGQNSATNATPTKYDIFKQLSLEGSGAGFEEGKDNTLSSVKSDDDFADFHSNKFSSTCNSADKSLVDKVAAFKQTKEDSASVKSLDLPSIGGSSVGKEDSEDALSVQFDMKLADVGGDLKHVMSDSSLDLPTVSGQHPPAADIDDLKCAPFGSYNSGSAVSSLASYDWSDKDDIHQGKKLPSLVQPSGSGSSAATSVLQKKETLFGSSENITMTTVSKVTTFSSEDALQDVPFAAFANFKDSGPISSGPSDDDIGDFGDFARPSSEAQDAAAASDTSQEADFLASGISSEMRRESTDDFGEFQSEKPKISKFDFLVATSQGKMKSSEEMIKSELATFDLSVQGSHKRSLSLGDREISRSSPLPVLEQPFRDRSNTLSEKPALPVIRDKYKDLTGEVEESERYAYEWQRCLESALQVIKKANDTLNGISSSSVCTEVIQSAQGMEYLLGVVEVYRVTKRVELGIKATAVCSEKLQQLLKDIDKVWNNLISFMSLAALTPDENSLDFSSCMLRPGIKNAQDLACGVCLLNVDSRSKKEEKPVEELPRKAFNSETDNFKLAYGGHQYHASCANFWINCVEPKPPGLILPDLL, from the exons ATGGCGCtgcggccggggcccggcgcggggggcgccggcggggcggcgggcggcgcgggcggcggcggaggcgcggcgggcggcgccggggccgccag CTTCATGTTTCCTGTAGCAGGCGGTTTAGGCCCTCCTCAAG GGATGATTCCTATGCAACAGCAAGGATTTCCAATGGTTTCTGTCATGCAGTCCAATATGCCAGGCATGATGGGCATGAATTACGGTTCTCAGATGCCTCCGGGACCCATGACCATGCAG ggTGGAATGCCTTTAGGGCCAATGCAAGCAACTGGAATGCCTTACATGGGACAGGCTTCTTTCTTAGGAATGCGTGCAGCAGCCCCACAGTATACCCCCGACATGCAGAAACAGTTTGCAGAAGAACAACA AAAGAGGTTTGagcaccagcagaaattcttagAAGAAGAACGAAAACGACGCCAGTttgaagagcagaaacagaagctgaGACTCCTGAGCAGTGTGAAACCTAAG ACAGGTGAAAAAAGCCGAGATGACGCATTGGAAGCCATTAAAGGAAATTTAGATGGTTTTTCTAGAGATGCTAAAATGCACCCAACACCAGCATCGCATCCAAAAAAGCCAG ATCATCCCACATCATCCCATTCTGCTGTATCTGTTTCCCACTCTGCTTTTCTTGATGATGAAGAATTTAGTGACTTTATGCAAGGGCCTGTTGAAATCCCCAAACTGGTGCCTCAACCCACCTCTCAGCCTTTTCAGCCTTTCTGTTCTGCTCCTGAGGCTGGGCAACTGCTTTCAGGGAAGGCTATGGTCCAGCCTCTCCCTTCAACCCAGACTCCAGTCTTATCCGTCCTGCATGGTACAATTGGGCAGGTTCCTTATTTTCCTACCTCTGCATCTTCACCCAGTATCCATAAAACAG GCTCTTCCTTGGAGGAGAAAGTCTTAGATAATGGCTTAAATGAATCTGAACGAGATCAAACCAAACTTAAAACAACTGAAGTTGGGCACAAAGCCTCAGCTGCAAGCCACGTTCATCCCAGTCTAACCATCAATGACTGGGGTGTTATAGGTGGACGTGAAAGTGGTACCACTACTACAGAGGCGCACAAGGCTTCAGAACAAAACATAGCAGTTGAAGAGTGTG GAGTTGGAGTGTTCCCTTCGCAGGACCCAATTCAGCAGATGATGCCTCCTTGGATTTACAATGATAGTTTGGTCccag AGTTGTATAAGAAAATTTTAGAAAGCACGATGACTCCTGCTGGAATAGATACTGCTAAACTCTATCCCATACTGATGTCATCTGGATTGCCCAGAGAGACTCTTGGACAAATATGGGCTTTAGCCAACCGTACCACACCCGGGAAGCTTACAAAAGAAGAGCTTTATGCTGTCCTGGCTATGATAGCAGTAACTCAG AGAGGAATACCAGCAGTGAGTCCTGATGTGTTAAACCAGTTTCCAGCTGCCCCTGTGCCTACTTTAACTGGGTTACCAATGTCACTGCCTGCCACGGTAAGCCAGCAGCCTCTGCTGCCCACCGGACCACCAGTCTCCATGCCGCTCAGTATCGGACCGGCCGTCATAGGGATGAGCATAACGGCACCGGCGGGTGGAGCTGCAACACAGTCTCCGGGAGGTTTTGTACCATCCTACCCACCCAGTCAG GTAGTAAAACCAGAGGATGATGACTTTCAGGAGTTCCAGGATGCTTCAAAGTCTGGCTCAATAGATGACTCTTTCACTGATTTCCAAGGGGATGTGGCAGGCTCCTCCAAAGCAGCCAGTTCACAGCACCGGAGCAG tgttcCTTCTTTACTAATGCCACTCCCAGGTAGTAAGACACTCTCATCAACTGATAAGTATGCTGTGTTTAAAGGAATTTCATCTGAGAAGCCTTCTGAAAGCTCATcgacttttggag ATTGTGGAGACAAATATAGTGCTTTCCGTGAATTAGAACAACCACCGGAGAGCAAATACTTAG gagATAACCTTGCAGAATTCAAGTCTGCAGGAACTGATGACGGtttcacagattttaaaaccGCTGACAGTATCTCACCATTAGAGCCACCTACAAAAGACAAAACTTTCCCTACATCCTTCCCTTCTCTACCTGTTCAGTCAAAAcagcaaacacaagcaaagaCCTCTTTGAATCTAGCAGACTTGGATCTCTTTTCCTCTACTGGAGAGAACAAGCAGCTATCATTTCCACCTGCATTCAATACATCAAAATCAGCCTCTTTTCCTCTGCCACCACTTCCATCTACTATTgcccagccagcacccagcaAGAGCTCAAGCTTAGCTGATGACTTTGGAGAGTTCAACCTTTTTGGAGACTTTTCTAATTGCACGACAGCCAGTGGACAAGATGACTTTGCAGATTTTATGGCTTTCAACAATAGCAGTGgattttctgaacaaaaaacGGATGACAAATACAATGCACTTAAACTAGAGGCCAGTCCTGTTCCTCAGTCTGGCTCATCTGCCAGCACAGTGAAGAGTGGGCAGAATTCTGCCACCAATGCTACACCCACTAAATATGATATCTTCAAACAGCTTTCTCTGGAAGGCTCTGGAGCTGGTTTTGAGGAAGGGAAGGACAACACGCTTTCTTCAGTGAAGAGCGATGATGATTTTGCCGACTTTCACTCTAACAAGTTTTCTTCCACATGCAACAGCGCGGATAAGTCCTTGGTAGACAAAGTGGCAGCTTTCAAGCAGACCAAAGAAGACTCTGCTTCAGTGAAGTCTCTGGATCTCCCTTCCATTGGTGGCAGCAGCGTTGGCAAGGAGGATTCGGAAGATGCGTTGTCCGTTCAGTTTGACATGAAACTGGCTGATGTGGGAGGAGATCTTAAGCATGTCATGTCTGATAGCTCTTTGGATTTGCCAACAGTTAGTGGCCAGCATCCACCAGCAGCAG ATATAGATGACTTAAAATGTGCCCCATTTGGAAGCTATAACAGCGGGTCTGCAGTCAGCAGCCTGGCAAGCTATGACTGGTCCGACAAAGACGACATTCATCAGGGTAAGAAGCTCCCTTCCTTAGTGCAGCCTTCAGGAAGTGGATCCTCTGCAGCCACTTCAGTTCTTCAGAAGAAGGAGACTTTGTTTGGCAGTTCAGAAAACATCACCATGACAACAGTTTCCAAAGTGACAACCTTTTCTAGTGAGGATGCTTTACAGGATGTTCCGTTTGCAGCCTTTGCAAACTTTAAAGACTCTGGCCCAATATCCAGCGGTCCAAGCGATGATGACATTGGAGACTTTGGTGATTTTGCGAGACCTTCATCAGAAGCACaggatgcagcagcagcaagtgaCACAAGTCAAGAGGCAGACTTCCTTGCTAGTGGTATCTCTTCTGAAATGCGAAGAGAGTCCACAGATGACTTTGGAGAATTCCAAAGTGAAAAGCCAAAAATCAGCAAATTTGACTTCTTGGTAGCAACTTCCCAAGGCAAGATGAAATCTAGTGAAGAAATGATCAAGAGTGAACTGGCTACCTTTGACCTCTCTGTTCAAG gGTCTCATAAAAGGAGCTTAAGCCTAGGTGACAGAGAAATAAGCCGCTCTTCACCTTTACCAGTTTTGGAACAACCATTTAGAGATCGTTCAAATACTCTAAGTGAGAAGCCTGCTTTGCCTGTCATCAGAGACAAATACAAAGACTTAACCGGGGAAGTTGAG gAAAGTGAGAGGTATGCGTATGAATGGCAAAGATGCTTGGAAAGTGCCCTGCAG gtaataaagaaagcaaatgataCCTTAAATGGAATAAGTAGTTCATCTGTTTGCACTGAAGTTATCCAGTCTGCTCAAGGCATGGAATATTTATTAG GGGTTGTGGAAGTCTATAGAGTAACAAAGAGAGTTGAACTGGGTATCAAAGCTACTGCTGTGTGTAGTGAGAAACTCCAGCAGCTTCTGAAGGATATTGATAAAGTGTGGAACAACCTAATAAGCTTCATGTCACTTGCTGCTTTAACG
- the SYNRG gene encoding synergin gamma isoform X3, giving the protein MALRPGPGAGGAGGAAGGAGGGGGAAGGAGAASFMFPVAGGLGPPQGMIPMQQQGFPMVSVMQSNMPGMMGMNYGSQMPPGPMTMQGGMPLGPMQATGMPYMGQASFLGMRAAAPQYTPDMQKQFAEEQQKRFEHQQKFLEEERKRRQFEEQKQKLRLLSSVKPKTGEKSRDDALEAIKGNLDGFSRDAKMHPTPASHPKKPDHPTSSHSAVSVSHSAFLDDEEFSDFMQGPVEIPKLVPQPTSQPFQPFCSAPEAGQLLSGKAMVQPLPSTQTPVLSVLHGTIGQVPYFPTSASSPSIHKTGVGVFPSQDPIQQMMPPWIYNDSLVPELYKKILESTMTPAGIDTAKLYPILMSSGLPRETLGQIWALANRTTPGKLTKEELYAVLAMIAVTQRGIPAVSPDVLNQFPAAPVPTLTGLPMSLPATVSQQPLLPTGPPVSMPLSIGPAVIGMSITAPAGGAATQSPGGFVPSYPPSQVVKPEDDDFQEFQDASKSGSIDDSFTDFQGDVAGSSKAASSQHRSSVPSLLMPLPGSKTLSSTDKYAVFKGISSEKPSESSSTFGDCGDKYSAFRELEQPPESKYLGDNLAEFKSAGTDDGFTDFKTADSISPLEPPTKDKTFPTSFPSLPVQSKQQTQAKTSLNLADLDLFSSTGENKQLSFPPAFNTSKSASFPLPPLPSTIAQPAPSKSSSLADDFGEFNLFGDFSNCTTASGQDDFADFMAFNNSSGFSEQKTDDKYNALKLEASPVPQSGSSASTVKSGQNSATNATPTKYDIFKQLSLEGSGAGFEEGKDNTLSSVKSDDDFADFHSNKFSSTCNSADKSLVDKVAAFKQTKEDSASVKSLDLPSIGGSSVGKEDSEDALSVQFDMKLADVGGDLKHVMSDSSLDLPTVSGQHPPAADIDDLKCAPFGSYNSGSAVSSLASYDWSDKDDIHQGKKLPSLVQPSGSGSSAATSVLQKKETLFGSSENITMTTVSKVTTFSSEDALQDVPFAAFANFKDSGPISSGPSDDDIGDFGDFARPSSEAQDAAAASDTSQEADFLASGISSEMRRESTDDFGEFQSEKPKISKFDFLVATSQGKMKSSEEMIKSELATFDLSVQGSHKRSLSLGDREISRSSPLPVLEQPFRDRSNTLSEKPALPVIRDKYKDLTGEVEESERYAYEWQRCLESALQVIKKANDTLNGISSSSVCTEVIQSAQGMEYLLGVVEVYRVTKRVELGIKATAVCSEKLQQLLKDIDKVWNNLISFMSLAALTPDENSLDFSSCMLRPGIKNAQDLACGVCLLNVDSRSKKEEKPVEELPRKAFNSETDNFKLAYGGHQYHASCANFWINCVEPKPPGLILPDLL; this is encoded by the exons ATGGCGCtgcggccggggcccggcgcggggggcgccggcggggcggcgggcggcgcgggcggcggcggaggcgcggcgggcggcgccggggccgccag CTTCATGTTTCCTGTAGCAGGCGGTTTAGGCCCTCCTCAAG GGATGATTCCTATGCAACAGCAAGGATTTCCAATGGTTTCTGTCATGCAGTCCAATATGCCAGGCATGATGGGCATGAATTACGGTTCTCAGATGCCTCCGGGACCCATGACCATGCAG ggTGGAATGCCTTTAGGGCCAATGCAAGCAACTGGAATGCCTTACATGGGACAGGCTTCTTTCTTAGGAATGCGTGCAGCAGCCCCACAGTATACCCCCGACATGCAGAAACAGTTTGCAGAAGAACAACA AAAGAGGTTTGagcaccagcagaaattcttagAAGAAGAACGAAAACGACGCCAGTttgaagagcagaaacagaagctgaGACTCCTGAGCAGTGTGAAACCTAAG ACAGGTGAAAAAAGCCGAGATGACGCATTGGAAGCCATTAAAGGAAATTTAGATGGTTTTTCTAGAGATGCTAAAATGCACCCAACACCAGCATCGCATCCAAAAAAGCCAG ATCATCCCACATCATCCCATTCTGCTGTATCTGTTTCCCACTCTGCTTTTCTTGATGATGAAGAATTTAGTGACTTTATGCAAGGGCCTGTTGAAATCCCCAAACTGGTGCCTCAACCCACCTCTCAGCCTTTTCAGCCTTTCTGTTCTGCTCCTGAGGCTGGGCAACTGCTTTCAGGGAAGGCTATGGTCCAGCCTCTCCCTTCAACCCAGACTCCAGTCTTATCCGTCCTGCATGGTACAATTGGGCAGGTTCCTTATTTTCCTACCTCTGCATCTTCACCCAGTATCCATAAAACAG GAGTTGGAGTGTTCCCTTCGCAGGACCCAATTCAGCAGATGATGCCTCCTTGGATTTACAATGATAGTTTGGTCccag AGTTGTATAAGAAAATTTTAGAAAGCACGATGACTCCTGCTGGAATAGATACTGCTAAACTCTATCCCATACTGATGTCATCTGGATTGCCCAGAGAGACTCTTGGACAAATATGGGCTTTAGCCAACCGTACCACACCCGGGAAGCTTACAAAAGAAGAGCTTTATGCTGTCCTGGCTATGATAGCAGTAACTCAG AGAGGAATACCAGCAGTGAGTCCTGATGTGTTAAACCAGTTTCCAGCTGCCCCTGTGCCTACTTTAACTGGGTTACCAATGTCACTGCCTGCCACGGTAAGCCAGCAGCCTCTGCTGCCCACCGGACCACCAGTCTCCATGCCGCTCAGTATCGGACCGGCCGTCATAGGGATGAGCATAACGGCACCGGCGGGTGGAGCTGCAACACAGTCTCCGGGAGGTTTTGTACCATCCTACCCACCCAGTCAG GTAGTAAAACCAGAGGATGATGACTTTCAGGAGTTCCAGGATGCTTCAAAGTCTGGCTCAATAGATGACTCTTTCACTGATTTCCAAGGGGATGTGGCAGGCTCCTCCAAAGCAGCCAGTTCACAGCACCGGAGCAG tgttcCTTCTTTACTAATGCCACTCCCAGGTAGTAAGACACTCTCATCAACTGATAAGTATGCTGTGTTTAAAGGAATTTCATCTGAGAAGCCTTCTGAAAGCTCATcgacttttggag ATTGTGGAGACAAATATAGTGCTTTCCGTGAATTAGAACAACCACCGGAGAGCAAATACTTAG gagATAACCTTGCAGAATTCAAGTCTGCAGGAACTGATGACGGtttcacagattttaaaaccGCTGACAGTATCTCACCATTAGAGCCACCTACAAAAGACAAAACTTTCCCTACATCCTTCCCTTCTCTACCTGTTCAGTCAAAAcagcaaacacaagcaaagaCCTCTTTGAATCTAGCAGACTTGGATCTCTTTTCCTCTACTGGAGAGAACAAGCAGCTATCATTTCCACCTGCATTCAATACATCAAAATCAGCCTCTTTTCCTCTGCCACCACTTCCATCTACTATTgcccagccagcacccagcaAGAGCTCAAGCTTAGCTGATGACTTTGGAGAGTTCAACCTTTTTGGAGACTTTTCTAATTGCACGACAGCCAGTGGACAAGATGACTTTGCAGATTTTATGGCTTTCAACAATAGCAGTGgattttctgaacaaaaaacGGATGACAAATACAATGCACTTAAACTAGAGGCCAGTCCTGTTCCTCAGTCTGGCTCATCTGCCAGCACAGTGAAGAGTGGGCAGAATTCTGCCACCAATGCTACACCCACTAAATATGATATCTTCAAACAGCTTTCTCTGGAAGGCTCTGGAGCTGGTTTTGAGGAAGGGAAGGACAACACGCTTTCTTCAGTGAAGAGCGATGATGATTTTGCCGACTTTCACTCTAACAAGTTTTCTTCCACATGCAACAGCGCGGATAAGTCCTTGGTAGACAAAGTGGCAGCTTTCAAGCAGACCAAAGAAGACTCTGCTTCAGTGAAGTCTCTGGATCTCCCTTCCATTGGTGGCAGCAGCGTTGGCAAGGAGGATTCGGAAGATGCGTTGTCCGTTCAGTTTGACATGAAACTGGCTGATGTGGGAGGAGATCTTAAGCATGTCATGTCTGATAGCTCTTTGGATTTGCCAACAGTTAGTGGCCAGCATCCACCAGCAGCAG ATATAGATGACTTAAAATGTGCCCCATTTGGAAGCTATAACAGCGGGTCTGCAGTCAGCAGCCTGGCAAGCTATGACTGGTCCGACAAAGACGACATTCATCAGGGTAAGAAGCTCCCTTCCTTAGTGCAGCCTTCAGGAAGTGGATCCTCTGCAGCCACTTCAGTTCTTCAGAAGAAGGAGACTTTGTTTGGCAGTTCAGAAAACATCACCATGACAACAGTTTCCAAAGTGACAACCTTTTCTAGTGAGGATGCTTTACAGGATGTTCCGTTTGCAGCCTTTGCAAACTTTAAAGACTCTGGCCCAATATCCAGCGGTCCAAGCGATGATGACATTGGAGACTTTGGTGATTTTGCGAGACCTTCATCAGAAGCACaggatgcagcagcagcaagtgaCACAAGTCAAGAGGCAGACTTCCTTGCTAGTGGTATCTCTTCTGAAATGCGAAGAGAGTCCACAGATGACTTTGGAGAATTCCAAAGTGAAAAGCCAAAAATCAGCAAATTTGACTTCTTGGTAGCAACTTCCCAAGGCAAGATGAAATCTAGTGAAGAAATGATCAAGAGTGAACTGGCTACCTTTGACCTCTCTGTTCAAG gGTCTCATAAAAGGAGCTTAAGCCTAGGTGACAGAGAAATAAGCCGCTCTTCACCTTTACCAGTTTTGGAACAACCATTTAGAGATCGTTCAAATACTCTAAGTGAGAAGCCTGCTTTGCCTGTCATCAGAGACAAATACAAAGACTTAACCGGGGAAGTTGAG gAAAGTGAGAGGTATGCGTATGAATGGCAAAGATGCTTGGAAAGTGCCCTGCAG gtaataaagaaagcaaatgataCCTTAAATGGAATAAGTAGTTCATCTGTTTGCACTGAAGTTATCCAGTCTGCTCAAGGCATGGAATATTTATTAG GGGTTGTGGAAGTCTATAGAGTAACAAAGAGAGTTGAACTGGGTATCAAAGCTACTGCTGTGTGTAGTGAGAAACTCCAGCAGCTTCTGAAGGATATTGATAAAGTGTGGAACAACCTAATAAGCTTCATGTCACTTGCTGCTTTAACG